The Trichocoleus desertorum ATA4-8-CV12 genome window below encodes:
- a CDS encoding DegT/DnrJ/EryC1/StrS family aminotransferase, producing the protein MNKVPLLDLTRQFQTISEEVNAAVLQVLGSGGYIGGPAVSGFEQQFAAYTGTSECVACNSGTDALFLALRALEIGPGDEVIAPPFTFFATAEVISAVGATPVFVDIDANTFNLDLNLIEAAITEKTRAIIPVHLFGQPVDMTRLMAIAEAHNLAVIEDCAQATGAEWVGKKVGSIGHVGCFSFYPTKNLGAAGDGGAITTNDPAIAATIRMLKEHGSQTRYYHDAIGMNSRLDAVQAVVLQIKLRFLDEWNAQRRQVAERYQQLLSRIPHIIPPQEISGGQSVWNQYTIRLASTPDAPKHRTEPGALRDWVRQELQSRGVGSIVYYPLPLHLQSIYQDLGYQPGQLPVSEQMSHEVLSLPMFPELSVAEQDQVIYSLKDCLTAAVECRS; encoded by the coding sequence GTGAATAAAGTCCCTCTGCTCGACCTGACGCGGCAATTTCAAACGATTAGCGAAGAAGTCAATGCAGCCGTGCTCCAGGTTCTGGGTTCTGGTGGCTACATTGGTGGTCCCGCCGTTTCAGGATTTGAGCAGCAGTTTGCCGCCTACACGGGTACCTCTGAATGTGTTGCCTGTAACTCTGGTACTGACGCTCTCTTCTTAGCGCTCCGAGCTTTAGAGATTGGGCCTGGAGACGAAGTAATTGCCCCTCCCTTTACCTTTTTCGCAACCGCAGAAGTGATCAGTGCGGTGGGAGCCACCCCTGTTTTTGTCGATATTGATGCGAATACGTTCAATCTCGACCTCAACCTCATCGAAGCTGCCATTACTGAAAAAACTCGCGCCATTATCCCGGTGCATTTGTTTGGTCAGCCCGTAGATATGACCCGACTGATGGCGATCGCAGAAGCGCATAACTTAGCAGTAATTGAAGACTGTGCTCAGGCTACGGGAGCAGAATGGGTTGGGAAAAAGGTTGGCAGTATCGGCCATGTGGGTTGCTTTAGCTTCTATCCCACCAAAAATTTAGGCGCAGCCGGAGACGGGGGCGCAATCACCACCAACGATCCAGCGATCGCGGCCACTATTCGGATGCTGAAAGAGCATGGCAGCCAAACGCGCTACTACCATGATGCGATCGGGATGAATAGCCGCTTAGATGCCGTACAAGCGGTGGTACTACAAATCAAGCTGCGGTTTCTAGACGAGTGGAATGCCCAACGCCGTCAAGTTGCTGAGCGCTATCAACAACTGCTTAGCCGCATTCCCCACATTATTCCGCCTCAAGAAATCAGTGGTGGTCAATCGGTGTGGAACCAGTACACAATTCGCCTCGCGAGTACCCCGGATGCTCCCAAGCACCGCACCGAGCCTGGGGCCTTACGAGATTGGGTACGGCAGGAATTGCAAAGCCGTGGCGTTGGCTCTATTGTTTACTACCCATTGCCCTTACATCTGCAATCGATTTATCAGGACTTAGGCTATCAGCCAGGTCAATTGCCTGTGTCTGAGCAAATGTCCCACGAAGTTTTGTCGCTGCCTATGTTTCCAGAGCTGTCTGTGGCAGAGCAAGACCAAGTTATTTACAGCTTGAAAGATTGCCTAACTGCTGCTGTCGAGTGTCGGAGCTGA
- a CDS encoding AarF/ABC1/UbiB kinase family protein, translating into MSQHPLVSAVETQPRSTDLSWRAHREKPLSTRKYDAQAIARHFRYRPLQAIWRALNILWSFAWFVLGLKLDEWQHRTEANKFKRATQLRILLTRLGPTFIKVGQALSTRPDLVRKDFLEELVKLQDQLPPFPTAIAFGILEEELGYAVDEIYAQISPEPIAAASLGQVYRARLYSGEEVAVKVQRPNLLPTLTLDLYLMRWAATWLGPWLPLNLGHDLTLIVDEFGIKLFEEIDYLHEGYNAEKFADNFRDDPTVKVPSIYWSYSNTRVLTLEWIHGFKLTDTESIKAAGLDTDTLIRIGVTSGLRQLLEFGFFHADPHPGNLFAMPDGRMAYIDFGMMDQLSETNKETLVDSVVHLINKDYVDLAADFVKLGFLAPDTNIWPIVPALESVLGDIMGESVADFNFKTITDKFSELMYDYPFRVPAKFALIIRSLVTQEGLALSLNTQFKIVDVAYPYVAQRLLKGESPELRRRLIEVLFKNGRFQWQRLEDLIAIARSDTNFDLLPTAQLGLQYLLSPEATFLRQQLILALIEDDRLHTEEVQRLWNLIKDELKPARLFSAAWGALAGASMQGAAALLPTMPFASWQTPPQN; encoded by the coding sequence GTGAGTCAGCATCCACTGGTTTCTGCAGTAGAAACACAACCGCGTTCCACCGACCTTAGCTGGCGTGCTCACCGCGAAAAACCACTCTCCACTCGCAAATATGACGCTCAGGCGATCGCCCGTCATTTCCGCTATCGCCCTCTCCAAGCTATCTGGCGTGCTCTTAACATTCTTTGGTCCTTTGCCTGGTTTGTGCTCGGCTTGAAGTTAGACGAATGGCAGCACCGCACCGAAGCCAACAAGTTCAAACGAGCCACTCAACTGCGAATTTTGCTCACTCGCTTGGGGCCAACCTTTATCAAAGTGGGGCAAGCGCTCTCTACTAGACCAGACTTAGTCCGAAAAGACTTTTTAGAAGAGCTGGTGAAGCTACAAGACCAGTTACCACCTTTTCCTACGGCGATCGCCTTTGGCATTCTTGAAGAAGAATTAGGCTACGCAGTTGACGAGATTTACGCGCAGATTTCCCCAGAACCGATCGCAGCTGCCAGCTTAGGGCAAGTGTATCGGGCGCGGCTTTACAGCGGGGAAGAAGTTGCCGTCAAAGTGCAACGGCCCAATTTGCTCCCGACGCTGACATTAGATTTGTACTTGATGCGCTGGGCTGCAACTTGGCTCGGTCCTTGGCTACCCCTGAATCTAGGACACGATCTCACCTTGATTGTGGATGAGTTCGGCATCAAGCTGTTCGAAGAAATCGACTATTTGCATGAGGGATACAACGCTGAGAAGTTTGCTGATAACTTCCGCGACGACCCCACGGTAAAAGTTCCTAGTATCTACTGGAGCTACAGCAATACTCGCGTCCTGACGCTGGAATGGATTCACGGCTTCAAGCTCACTGACACCGAAAGCATTAAAGCCGCAGGATTGGATACAGATACCTTAATCCGCATCGGGGTCACTTCTGGGTTGCGCCAACTTCTAGAGTTTGGCTTCTTCCACGCCGACCCACACCCTGGTAACTTGTTTGCGATGCCCGACGGTCGCATGGCTTATATTGACTTCGGCATGATGGATCAACTGAGCGAAACCAACAAAGAAACCTTGGTGGACTCGGTGGTACATCTAATCAACAAAGACTATGTGGATTTAGCCGCAGACTTTGTCAAACTCGGTTTTCTGGCTCCTGATACCAACATCTGGCCGATTGTTCCGGCGCTAGAAAGCGTATTGGGCGATATCATGGGCGAAAGCGTCGCCGACTTTAACTTCAAAACCATTACCGACAAGTTCTCGGAACTGATGTACGACTATCCGTTCCGCGTTCCGGCTAAGTTTGCCCTAATTATTCGTTCCTTGGTGACGCAAGAAGGGCTAGCACTGAGCTTGAATACTCAGTTCAAAATTGTGGATGTGGCTTACCCCTACGTGGCTCAGCGGTTGTTGAAGGGAGAATCACCTGAGCTGCGACGCAGGCTAATTGAGGTGCTGTTCAAGAATGGTAGATTTCAGTGGCAGCGACTGGAAGATCTAATCGCGATCGCCCGTTCTGATACCAACTTTGATTTATTACCGACGGCTCAGCTTGGTCTGCAATATTTGCTGTCGCCAGAGGCCACCTTCCTGCGCCAACAGCTCATCCTTGCTCTAATCGAGGACGATCGCCTGCACACCGAGGAAGTTCAGCGGCTCTGGAACTTGATTAAAGACGAACTCAAGCCTGCTCGTCTCTTCAGTGCTGCTTGGGGAGCATTGGCTGGAGCTTCAATGCAGGGAGCGGCGGCGTTGCTGCCCACGATGCCATTTGCTAGCTGGCAGACTCCTCCGCAAAACTAA
- a CDS encoding tetratricopeptide repeat protein: MKNHNRFVSRLSWMGVAVLLQLGLFHTSWGGQMGSRFVAQAQSSQTAEGLMQQGLQAVQQGKLEPAIAAFQKATQLNPTLAAAHYNLGLALRQKGELQPAANAFYQAAQVDPKFALAYANLGAALLEGNNLEQAKEYLQRSLELDPKLGLAHYNLGLVLEQQGALDQAIATFKRAQQLSPTAPEPAYHLGVVYMQQGKMSEAIAALREAIKISPKYPEAHYNLGSILMKQGQLPEALAAFRQAAEANSNYANAYYGAGLVFLRQGQYKDAQQVLQYAKDLYTAQNNTAWAANAEQQLKQAQAGSASVP; this comes from the coding sequence ATGAAAAACCACAATCGATTTGTCTCTAGGTTGAGTTGGATGGGTGTGGCTGTGCTGCTCCAGCTAGGATTGTTTCACACCAGTTGGGGTGGGCAAATGGGATCACGATTCGTTGCTCAGGCTCAATCCAGCCAAACTGCTGAGGGGTTAATGCAGCAAGGCTTGCAAGCGGTTCAGCAAGGCAAACTAGAGCCAGCGATCGCGGCTTTCCAAAAAGCAACCCAGCTAAACCCCACTCTGGCAGCAGCTCACTACAATTTAGGTCTAGCACTTCGCCAAAAAGGTGAGCTGCAACCCGCCGCCAATGCCTTTTATCAAGCGGCTCAGGTAGACCCGAAATTTGCCCTGGCCTATGCCAATTTAGGCGCAGCGTTGTTAGAAGGAAATAATTTAGAGCAAGCCAAAGAATATTTGCAGCGATCGCTAGAACTAGACCCGAAGCTGGGTTTAGCTCATTACAACTTGGGCTTGGTGCTAGAACAGCAAGGTGCTTTAGATCAGGCGATCGCAACGTTTAAGCGGGCACAACAGCTTAGCCCCACCGCCCCAGAACCTGCCTATCATCTCGGTGTGGTTTATATGCAGCAGGGCAAAATGTCTGAGGCGATCGCAGCTCTACGTGAAGCGATTAAAATTAGCCCCAAGTATCCCGAAGCGCATTACAACTTGGGATCGATTTTGATGAAGCAGGGACAGTTGCCAGAAGCTTTGGCAGCTTTTAGACAGGCGGCAGAGGCAAACTCTAACTATGCCAATGCTTACTACGGGGCTGGGTTAGTGTTTCTGCGGCAAGGGCAGTACAAAGATGCCCAACAGGTCTTGCAGTACGCTAAAGACCTCTACACCGCTCAAAACAATACTGCCTGGGCCGCCAATGCTGAACAGCAACTAAAACAGGCTCAGGCAGGTAGTGCGTCAGTACCTTGA
- a CDS encoding elongation factor G, producing the protein MNNKVEVGSRNVAIVGPYLSGKTTLLESLLSVTGAINRKGRVQDRNTVGDSAAEARDRQMSVEINAASTEYGGVRFTFVDCPGSVEFAQETYNALIGVDAAIVVCEAVSDRVLTLAPLFKFLDDWEIPHLVFINKMDRATSHYMDVLQALKSVSSRPLVPHQYPIAQGEEIVGFIDLVSEQAYHYHPGAPADPVPLPDALRSEEQAARAEMLETLADFDDHLLEELLEEINPSEEEILQDLKMDLGADLIVPVFIGVAEQDCGVRPLLEALLREAPNAEATAEHRGTVLSAKAPLAQVLKTYYTPQGGKLSLVRVWQGTITDGMTLNGVRVGGLYRMMGQQTHTLTKAPAGEIIAISRLEGVKTGDTLTTADSQPTAELPKAERIAPVFALAITPEKRNDEVKLSSALTKLLEEDPSLAWEQHGDTHEVILWGQGDIHLQVALDRLRRKYNLPMSTHLPQVPYKETIRKPTSSHGRYKHQTGGHGQFGDVHLDIKPLPRGEGFNFKETIVGGVVPRQYIPGVETGVREFLVHGPLGFPVVDVAVTLTNGSYHNVDSSEQAFKQAARIAMQEGMTQCEPTLLEPILAIEISVPTEFTSKVLKLVSGRRGQILGYAAKNGWHGWDEVAAHLPQAEMHDLIVELRSLTMGVGYFHWEAHHLQEVPEKLAEKVLASNSTNSNGNHRH; encoded by the coding sequence ATGAACAACAAAGTAGAGGTGGGTTCGCGAAATGTAGCCATTGTTGGTCCTTATCTGAGTGGAAAAACCACGCTTCTCGAAAGTCTTTTATCGGTCACGGGGGCGATTAACCGTAAAGGTCGGGTGCAAGACCGTAATACCGTAGGGGACAGTGCCGCTGAAGCCCGCGATCGCCAAATGAGTGTGGAAATAAACGCCGCCAGTACTGAATATGGCGGCGTTCGTTTTACGTTTGTAGATTGTCCCGGTTCGGTTGAATTTGCTCAAGAAACTTACAATGCTTTGATTGGTGTCGATGCTGCGATCGTGGTTTGTGAAGCGGTTAGCGATCGCGTCCTCACCCTCGCTCCCTTATTTAAGTTTTTGGATGACTGGGAAATTCCCCATCTCGTCTTTATTAACAAAATGGACCGCGCCACCTCTCACTACATGGACGTGCTCCAGGCGCTGAAGTCCGTTTCTAGTCGGCCACTAGTACCGCATCAATACCCGATTGCCCAAGGCGAAGAGATTGTGGGTTTTATCGACTTGGTGAGCGAGCAAGCTTATCACTACCATCCGGGTGCGCCTGCTGACCCAGTGCCCCTCCCAGACGCACTTCGGAGTGAGGAACAAGCCGCACGGGCGGAGATGCTGGAAACTCTAGCCGACTTTGACGATCATCTTTTAGAAGAACTGCTTGAAGAAATTAACCCCTCCGAAGAAGAAATTCTGCAAGATCTAAAAATGGATCTGGGCGCAGATTTGATCGTGCCTGTCTTCATTGGCGTGGCAGAGCAAGATTGTGGCGTTAGGCCGCTATTAGAAGCCTTGCTGCGAGAGGCACCCAATGCCGAAGCCACCGCAGAACACAGAGGCACGGTGCTCAGCGCTAAGGCTCCACTAGCTCAAGTGCTCAAAACCTACTACACCCCGCAAGGTGGCAAGCTCTCTTTAGTCCGGGTTTGGCAAGGCACAATTACTGATGGCATGACCTTAAATGGGGTGCGAGTGGGTGGTCTATATCGCATGATGGGCCAGCAAACCCACACTTTAACGAAGGCTCCAGCAGGCGAAATCATTGCCATTAGCCGATTGGAAGGCGTGAAGACTGGGGACACCCTCACTACGGCTGATTCTCAACCGACTGCCGAATTGCCGAAAGCCGAACGTATAGCTCCCGTCTTTGCCCTCGCCATTACCCCTGAGAAACGCAACGATGAAGTGAAACTCAGCAGTGCCCTGACCAAATTGTTAGAAGAAGACCCCTCTCTCGCTTGGGAGCAACACGGCGACACCCACGAAGTGATTCTTTGGGGGCAAGGCGATATTCACTTGCAGGTAGCACTCGATCGCTTGCGGCGGAAATATAACTTGCCCATGAGCACCCATCTGCCCCAAGTACCCTACAAGGAAACGATCCGCAAACCCACCTCTTCTCACGGTCGCTACAAGCACCAAACTGGGGGACATGGGCAGTTTGGCGATGTTCACCTAGACATCAAGCCATTGCCACGAGGAGAAGGCTTTAACTTTAAGGAAACGATTGTCGGGGGTGTGGTGCCACGGCAGTACATTCCAGGTGTAGAAACGGGGGTGCGAGAGTTCCTGGTGCATGGGCCGCTCGGTTTCCCAGTGGTGGATGTAGCTGTGACGCTTACCAACGGTTCCTACCACAACGTCGATAGCTCGGAGCAAGCCTTTAAGCAAGCAGCGCGGATTGCCATGCAGGAGGGCATGACCCAGTGTGAACCGACGCTACTAGAGCCGATTCTGGCGATCGAGATTTCTGTGCCCACCGAATTCACATCCAAAGTGCTGAAGCTGGTGAGCGGACGGCGAGGGCAAATTCTGGGTTATGCCGCTAAAAACGGTTGGCATGGTTGGGATGAAGTGGCGGCTCACTTACCCCAAGCGGAAATGCACGATCTGATTGTAGAGTTGCGATCGCTAACGATGGGAGTTGGCTACTTCCATTGGGAAGCACATCACCTACAAGAAGTTCCAGAAAAGCTGGCTGAGAAAGTGCTAGCCTCCAACAGTACCAACAGCAACGGGAACCATCGGCACTAA
- a CDS encoding 1-acyl-sn-glycerol-3-phosphate acyltransferase, with the protein MNWDHTAYTNDSESPYDPPLNSATQHCSSTLKPHSAYHWSWFDWFCLWYPPGWLILFNRHWQHYHDDPEGWNGLEYALFLIPGGFYLASLIRWLRLGCRAPHAEAGKIEPTYQEAFQTEILAPIVQRYFRAELHQLEHLPSTGPLVVAMNHAGMCFPWDFIGLGWLLRQQRDWVIQPLAHTIFFDHPWLNWWLPPGWSQILGGLRAERQDFEAAVANTDSEVAVLYAPEGWRGLIKGWRHRYQLTTFDPSFIQISDRHQVPILPVTCIGNESLHPWAWNFKTLARWIKLPLFPVSLLMLAFVLFPSMGVWAMRSRLKYTLQPLYQPWQEVAITGEHKRSHAYQQAQDLRSQLQDQLNQLRNNVKRMPND; encoded by the coding sequence ATGAATTGGGATCACACAGCCTATACCAATGACAGCGAATCTCCCTACGATCCGCCCCTGAACTCTGCGACTCAGCATTGTTCTTCGACGCTGAAGCCCCACTCTGCTTATCATTGGAGCTGGTTTGACTGGTTCTGCCTCTGGTATCCGCCAGGCTGGCTGATTTTATTTAATCGCCACTGGCAGCACTACCACGACGATCCTGAAGGCTGGAATGGGTTAGAGTATGCTCTATTTCTGATTCCAGGTGGCTTTTACCTCGCCTCCCTAATCCGTTGGTTGCGCTTAGGTTGCCGTGCCCCTCACGCAGAAGCAGGTAAGATCGAGCCAACTTATCAGGAAGCGTTTCAAACTGAAATCTTAGCGCCAATTGTGCAGCGCTACTTCCGCGCAGAGCTACACCAGCTAGAGCATTTGCCCTCCACGGGTCCGCTAGTCGTGGCGATGAATCACGCTGGGATGTGCTTTCCTTGGGATTTCATCGGTTTGGGCTGGCTACTCAGGCAGCAGCGGGATTGGGTGATCCAGCCATTAGCCCACACCATTTTCTTTGACCATCCTTGGTTAAATTGGTGGCTCCCTCCAGGTTGGTCGCAAATTCTGGGTGGGTTACGAGCTGAACGACAAGACTTTGAAGCAGCAGTCGCCAACACAGATTCGGAAGTGGCAGTACTCTACGCCCCGGAAGGCTGGCGAGGATTAATTAAGGGGTGGCGACACCGTTATCAATTAACCACCTTCGACCCTAGTTTCATTCAAATTAGCGATCGCCATCAAGTACCCATTTTGCCCGTGACTTGCATTGGTAATGAGTCGTTGCACCCCTGGGCCTGGAACTTCAAAACCTTAGCGCGTTGGATTAAGCTACCTTTGTTTCCCGTTTCATTGCTGATGCTGGCGTTTGTGCTCTTTCCCTCAATGGGGGTTTGGGCAATGCGATCGCGGCTCAAGTACACGCTGCAACCGCTCTATCAACCTTGGCAAGAAGTTGCTATTACAGGTGAGCACAAGCGATCGCATGCTTACCAACAGGCACAAGACTTGCGATCGCAGCTACAAGATCAACTCAACCAGTTACGCAATAACGTAAAAAGAATGCCTAACGACTGA
- a CDS encoding DUF3352 domain-containing protein, protein MSAFKKVLLPVLAVAVVGGGAAYWFFKGGPTADSSSPAASAEVVPDEALMATFISSDAKGWSQLQQFGTPEAQKLIGQGMQSFQSSMLKGSQLNYDKDLKPWVGSVMVAVMPSSSGNAQQSDTLMVVGIKDKVQALTFANQAKSQPGVKTQESDYKGVKISATTQKDQPKSTIYSAVLSDRLVLADKKATIEQAVDTFKGAPSFADKSGAAKLMATGVDVENPIAQIYLPNYGTSVKQLIASSPQAAQIPPQSMQQLDQVESLVVGVGVDESGLRLKAKAKAKPQATAMQYKPVPGKVVAAFPTETLALVTGQGLKTAWTTMVEQAKDVPQSQVVVDTVRQQLQTVNLDADKEVFGWMDGEFGLGAIALNQGVLSSVGFGGVIVLETSDRATAEATLTKLDAIAQKNFMRVAQRNVEGKTITEWKLPQQESVLGHGWLNQNSLFIAVGSPLIDGMTAPAKQPLDQSAAFKTVTGSLAKPNAGYFYLDMDKVMAVMNTSLLKTQTSAITPEATAMMNSIRGLGITVTQPDKTTAQVEMLLALKPKAVSLK, encoded by the coding sequence ATGTCTGCCTTCAAAAAAGTTTTATTGCCTGTCCTTGCAGTTGCGGTTGTTGGTGGAGGTGCGGCTTACTGGTTCTTCAAAGGAGGGCCGACTGCTGATTCATCTAGCCCTGCTGCCAGTGCTGAAGTGGTGCCCGATGAAGCGCTGATGGCTACTTTTATTTCCAGTGATGCCAAAGGGTGGTCGCAACTACAACAGTTTGGTACTCCAGAGGCTCAGAAGCTCATCGGTCAAGGCATGCAGAGCTTTCAATCTTCCATGCTCAAAGGTAGCCAGCTCAACTATGACAAAGACCTCAAGCCTTGGGTAGGTAGTGTCATGGTGGCAGTGATGCCCAGCTCCTCTGGCAATGCTCAGCAGTCGGATACCCTGATGGTTGTAGGCATTAAAGACAAAGTTCAAGCCTTGACATTTGCTAACCAAGCTAAGTCCCAGCCTGGCGTGAAAACTCAGGAAAGCGACTACAAAGGCGTTAAAATCTCAGCCACGACGCAAAAGGATCAGCCAAAGAGCACTATTTACAGCGCCGTTCTTAGCGATCGCCTAGTCCTTGCCGACAAGAAAGCCACGATAGAACAGGCCGTGGATACCTTCAAAGGTGCGCCTTCCTTTGCCGATAAATCCGGTGCGGCGAAACTGATGGCAACGGGCGTGGATGTAGAAAATCCGATCGCCCAAATTTATTTGCCTAACTATGGCACTTCAGTCAAACAACTGATTGCCAGCAGCCCTCAAGCGGCCCAGATACCGCCGCAAAGTATGCAGCAGCTAGATCAGGTGGAATCTTTGGTTGTAGGCGTGGGCGTGGATGAGTCAGGGCTACGGTTGAAAGCCAAGGCCAAAGCTAAACCCCAAGCAACTGCAATGCAGTATAAGCCAGTCCCCGGAAAAGTAGTCGCCGCCTTTCCCACCGAAACCCTCGCTTTAGTGACTGGGCAAGGTCTGAAGACTGCCTGGACGACGATGGTTGAGCAGGCGAAAGACGTGCCCCAAAGTCAAGTGGTCGTTGACACCGTTAGGCAACAACTACAAACGGTTAATCTGGATGCCGACAAAGAAGTGTTTGGTTGGATGGATGGAGAGTTTGGCCTAGGGGCGATCGCCCTTAATCAAGGCGTGCTGTCTTCGGTTGGGTTTGGCGGCGTGATAGTTCTAGAAACGAGCGATCGCGCAACTGCCGAAGCGACCTTGACTAAACTAGATGCGATCGCCCAAAAGAACTTCATGCGGGTGGCGCAACGCAATGTAGAGGGCAAAACCATTACAGAATGGAAGTTGCCGCAACAGGAAAGCGTTCTAGGGCATGGTTGGCTTAACCAGAACTCTCTCTTTATCGCAGTAGGCAGTCCACTGATCGATGGCATGACCGCGCCAGCTAAGCAACCTTTGGACCAAAGTGCTGCCTTCAAAACGGTGACAGGTTCTTTGGCGAAACCAAATGCGGGCTACTTTTATCTCGACATGGATAAAGTCATGGCCGTGATGAACACTAGCCTCTTAAAAACCCAGACCAGCGCCATCACGCCAGAAGCGACAGCCATGATGAACTCGATCCGTGGCCTTGGTATCACCGTGACGCAACCAGACAAGACCACCGCCCAAGTCGAGATGCTTTTAGCCCTCAAACCTAAAGCGGTGAGCTTGAAATAA
- the cofH gene encoding 7,8-didemethyl-8-hydroxy-5-deazariboflavin synthase subunit CofH — MINNRVEAILHRALVGDDISPEAGVTLLQQTEPDAIAAIRSAADQLRQQQAGNTVTYVINRNINFTNICEQHCSFCAFRRDEGDEGAYWLDNAKVLEKATDAVQRGATEICMQGGLNLEAKLNGSSLAYYCQVVETITRQFPHLHLHAFSPQEVQFIAREDNLSYTEVIRALQAAGVGSMPGTAAEVLDDEVRRILCPEKTDSATWLEIVATAHRLGMPTTSTMLSGHIETPEQQIKHLDLLRSLQQSAQDRGDRGITEFILLPFVGQEAPKPLRRRVGRDQPILADALLLMAVARIYLGRWIPNHQPSWVKLGLAGATEALTWGCNDIGGTLMEEHITTMAGAQGGTCMEVDTLQAAISSLGRPYQQRDTLYNAIATPTLVTS, encoded by the coding sequence GTGATTAACAACAGAGTTGAAGCGATTTTGCACCGCGCCTTAGTGGGTGATGATATTTCTCCCGAAGCAGGAGTGACGCTGCTGCAACAGACAGAGCCAGATGCGATCGCAGCCATCCGATCAGCAGCCGATCAATTGCGCCAGCAGCAAGCAGGCAACACTGTCACTTATGTGATTAATCGCAATATCAACTTCACCAATATTTGTGAGCAGCACTGTAGCTTCTGTGCCTTTCGTCGAGATGAGGGAGACGAGGGGGCTTACTGGCTTGACAACGCCAAAGTTCTCGAAAAAGCCACAGATGCAGTGCAACGGGGGGCCACTGAAATTTGTATGCAAGGCGGGTTGAATCTAGAAGCCAAGCTCAACGGCAGTTCCCTAGCCTACTATTGCCAAGTGGTAGAAACGATTACTCGCCAGTTTCCCCACCTGCACCTCCACGCTTTTTCACCTCAGGAAGTGCAGTTCATCGCGCGGGAAGATAATTTAAGTTACACGGAAGTGATTAGGGCTTTACAAGCAGCGGGCGTTGGCTCCATGCCAGGAACCGCCGCCGAAGTGTTAGATGATGAAGTGCGTCGCATTCTTTGTCCAGAAAAGACTGATAGTGCAACTTGGCTAGAAATTGTGGCGACTGCTCACCGCTTAGGCATGCCCACGACTAGCACCATGCTCTCCGGTCACATCGAAACGCCGGAGCAACAGATCAAACACTTGGATTTGCTGCGATCGCTCCAGCAATCTGCTCAAGACCGTGGCGATCGCGGCATCACTGAGTTTATTTTGTTGCCATTTGTCGGTCAGGAAGCCCCGAAACCATTACGTCGTCGGGTCGGACGCGATCAACCGATTCTGGCCGATGCTTTGCTGCTGATGGCAGTGGCTCGCATCTACTTAGGCCGCTGGATTCCCAACCATCAACCCAGTTGGGTCAAGCTCGGTTTGGCAGGAGCAACCGAAGCTCTGACTTGGGGCTGCAACGACATCGGCGGCACCTTGATGGAAGAACACATCACCACAATGGCAGGAGCCCAAGGCGGCACCTGTATGGAAGTTGATACGCTCCAAGCCGCAATTAGCTCTCTAGGCCGACCCTATCAACAGCGAGATACCCTGTATAACGCGATCGCCACTCCAACTCTAGTGACCTCTTGA
- a CDS encoding type II toxin-antitoxin system VapC family toxin, which translates to MSGRFLLDTNIVIALFADEAIVKENLAQASEVFIPSIVIGELCYGARRSGRIEANLARIDELVASSTILVCDAETARHYGEVKNKLRLKGRPLPENDIWIAALALQHDLILVTRDAHFQEVENLQTVGW; encoded by the coding sequence ATGAGTGGTAGGTTTTTGCTCGATACCAACATCGTTATTGCGCTTTTCGCAGATGAGGCGATCGTCAAAGAAAATCTTGCTCAAGCCAGCGAAGTTTTCATTCCAAGCATTGTCATTGGCGAGTTGTGTTACGGAGCCAGGAGATCAGGGCGAATTGAAGCAAATTTAGCAAGAATTGATGAATTAGTTGCTAGCAGCACAATATTGGTGTGTGACGCTGAAACGGCTCGGCACTATGGCGAAGTTAAGAATAAATTGAGGCTCAAAGGCCGTCCATTGCCTGAAAATGATATTTGGATTGCAGCTCTTGCACTACAGCATGATCTGATTCTGGTAACGCGGGATGCCCATTTTCAAGAGGTAGAAAATTTGCAAACAGTGGGTTGGTGA